In the Triticum aestivum cultivar Chinese Spring chromosome 2B, IWGSC CS RefSeq v2.1, whole genome shotgun sequence genome, TCAAAGATTCCAAGGCAGGAGAAGCATCAAGAAAAGAAACCAGAGAGAAGATATCATAGACAGGGGAGCAGGCTCCtgagccgtgaagttcaaactccAAAGTCTTGAGGTGGTGGAGCTTTTCAGGAAGCATTGGAGTGTTGACATTCTGAAGAACAAAGTCTGTTACTCAATATAACCACTACACGCTAGTCTACTGATACCTCTAAATATAATTTTCTCAAAATGTACCCAAAACATACCTCACCGCAGAACACCAGGGTAAGCCTCTCAACATTGCTGGCGATAGATGGAAGCTTTGCACGACCGTAAGAGAGAATTCCGGACGGATATAAAGATGAAAAATATACTTCCGTAAGCTGGGAAGAATCTTCAATATAGATCTCTGGCGGGAACCCATAATGGTGAAAAGCGGAGAGATTTGGGGCACTGATCTCTATCACCTGAATCTTTCGACACCTTCCAACCTTGAGGAGCTTGAGCTTCTGCAGTGTACAAGGTATCTTCAAGCAAATTATCTCATTGCACGAAAAGATCTCCAACCATTCCAAGCTGAAAGATTTTGGGAGCAACTGTCGTAGTCCCTCCTCAGTAATGCGAACACCGCACAGAACTAAACTTTTCAATCTTCTAAAGCAGCCAAGTGTTTCTATGGGATGAAAAGTGCAGTTGGAGATATAGAGGGACTCGATCCAACTCGTAACCGCCTCATCAAATAAAACCGAACATGGGAAGCAGTACTTTTCCTTCATGCAAGGAGACAGCGACAAGCAAAGTTCTTTGATCCCAGATTTGACAGCAATTCTGAGCCACCGGCCTAGGTCGGAGGCACTCACACTGCTACAATGCCAAAGATTAAGTTTTAGTGTCTTCACCTTCATCCCATTGTCAGAATAGTTACTAAGAATTTTGTCAACTTTGTTGATGAAATACATTTCACTTCCCTCAAATTTATCACCAGGCAACCATAGTGTTTGTATGTTGAGTGTGAGGTTCGAGTAGCATCTCCATGAACCCAGAAATCGTCTAGACACACAGGCAGCACGACCAGCGTCTAATACAGGCATGAGGGAATGTATATGATGTAGCATGTCCTGCAGTAGCATTGTTGACAAGTTTAGTAGTTAGGATATAGCTAGCACTAACACTGACTTCACTTGGAATTAAcaacaaaactatatatagtgttAATTGAAGCATGTGTGTTGCATCAAAACCTGCATGGAAGATAAAATAGCACATAAGTTCATTTAATTGTTGTTAGCGAATTTACCATGCACAAGATTGTTGATCAATAATAAGTGGTGTACATCTGAGTGCTGCGCCCAAACCCCAAATGCATGCAGCACCAGAAGTAAAAATAACCATGGAGTTATTTGCAACCCATACCTCAGGAAGTTTGTCAAGCTCAAAGTCTTGTTTCGTTTTTGCGGCATCTTGACAAAAGTCACCTTCTCCGCAGGGTTGAGCCTTTGTTTCAGCTGATGAAGCTCTCCGCCCCCTCTCTGCAGAGCACTTGGGCACATTAATATCAAATTTTGCAGATCCATCATGCCATTAAAGTTTTGCATGTGAACGCGAGGAA is a window encoding:
- the LOC123046930 gene encoding uncharacterized protein, with protein sequence MELQRTSTTQQPLPELDAPPPAKRGRRASSAETKAQPCGEGDFCQDAAKTKQDFELDKLPEDMLHHIHSLMPVLDAGRAACVSRRFLGSWRCYSNLTLNIQTLWLPGDKFEGSEMYFINKVDKILSNYSDNGMKVKTLKLNLWHCSSVSASDLGRWLRIAVKSGIKELCLSLSPCMKEKYCFPCSVLFDEAVTSWIESLYISNCTFHPIETLGCFRRLKSLVLCGVRITEEGLRQLLPKSFSLEWLEIFSCNEIICLKIPCTLQKLKLLKVGRCRKIQVIEISAPNLSAFHHYGFPPEIYIEDSSQLTEVYFSSLYPSGILSYGRAKLPSIASNVERLTLVFCGENVNTPMLPEKLHHLKTLEFELHGSGACSPVYDIFSLVSFLDASPALESLILRVGRNAIVDHCDAGDDVYLKGKSACQHDRLKRVTITGFCSAKSLIKLVISILESAPSLERLTLDTTPRGCGRKLGDTSICTAAKYRSKCCWISKRSLKESNRAVEAAGRYIAGRVPSAVEFEVLSPLGNAILATR